Proteins co-encoded in one Bacillus paramycoides genomic window:
- a CDS encoding PLP-dependent aminotransferase family protein, with protein sequence MLELTPNLNVNSKRALYVQLYEYIKKEIKDGTIPALTKLPAKRKLASYLQVSKNTVEAAYEQLLAEGYIESASRKGYFVCKVEQMIYVEGSEVKVEEVPFREENYTFDFTQTGVDTHTFPFTMYRKLINDVWQPHNNKLLFLGHPQGELSLREEIANYLYESRGVRCSASQIVLGAGTQILVKLLFQLLKGSNYAVENPGYHRKMVVFEQGEKKVQMLSLDRDGICMADLENSDANVVFVTPSHQFPYGMIMPITRRTQLLQWAKKAEDRYIIEDDYDSEFRYSGKPIPALQGLDTDGKVIYMGTLSKALLPSLRMSYIVLPKNLIEKYQQEYLFYTQSVSRMDQEVIRRFLNEGHLEKHIHKMRVVYRKKRDRLVFEIEKYFSNRVEVIGEDSGLHILLQVHNGMREEELIKEAAKYSIKVYPVSTYYKDGTAPENIVLLGFAILSEEEIAKAIQLLDTAWFRKK encoded by the coding sequence ATGTTAGAATTAACGCCTAATTTAAATGTGAATAGTAAAAGAGCATTGTACGTGCAATTGTATGAGTATATAAAAAAAGAGATTAAAGATGGAACGATTCCGGCTTTAACAAAACTACCTGCAAAAAGAAAGCTGGCGAGCTATTTACAAGTGAGTAAGAATACAGTAGAAGCGGCTTACGAGCAATTACTTGCAGAAGGTTATATTGAGTCGGCATCGAGAAAAGGTTATTTTGTATGTAAAGTTGAACAGATGATTTATGTAGAAGGAAGTGAAGTGAAAGTAGAAGAGGTTCCGTTTAGGGAGGAAAACTATACATTTGATTTCACCCAAACAGGAGTTGATACGCATACCTTTCCGTTCACTATGTACCGCAAGCTTATAAATGATGTATGGCAGCCACATAATAATAAATTGCTTTTTCTTGGACATCCTCAAGGGGAATTGAGCCTGAGGGAGGAAATTGCCAACTATTTGTATGAATCTAGAGGTGTGCGTTGTTCAGCTAGCCAAATTGTATTAGGGGCGGGAACACAAATATTAGTGAAGTTACTTTTTCAATTGTTGAAGGGAAGTAATTATGCAGTTGAAAACCCAGGTTATCATAGGAAAATGGTTGTTTTTGAACAAGGAGAAAAGAAGGTTCAAATGTTGTCTTTAGATAGGGACGGAATTTGTATGGCAGATTTAGAAAATAGCGATGCAAATGTTGTATTTGTAACACCTTCTCATCAGTTTCCATATGGAATGATTATGCCTATTACGAGAAGGACGCAGCTTTTACAATGGGCGAAGAAAGCAGAAGATAGATATATTATTGAAGATGATTACGATAGTGAATTTCGTTATTCAGGAAAGCCAATTCCGGCACTACAAGGATTAGATACAGATGGGAAAGTTATTTATATGGGGACGCTATCAAAAGCTTTGTTACCCTCATTACGGATGAGCTATATAGTATTACCGAAGAATTTAATTGAAAAATATCAACAGGAATATTTGTTTTATACGCAAAGTGTTTCGAGAATGGACCAAGAAGTGATTAGAAGGTTTTTAAATGAAGGCCATTTGGAAAAACATATTCATAAAATGCGTGTCGTCTACCGAAAAAAGAGGGATCGACTTGTCTTTGAAATAGAAAAGTATTTCTCTAATCGTGTTGAAGTGATAGGAGAAGATTCGGGATTGCACATTTTATTACAAGTGCATAATGGAATGCGAGAAGAGGAACTCATTAAAGAAGCTGCGAAATATAGTATTAAAGTATATCCTGTTTCTACGTACTATAAAGACGGTACTGCACCTGAAAATATCGTTTTACTTGGGTTTGCGATCTTATCAGAAGAAGAAATTGCGAAAGCGATTCAACTATTAGATACAGCGTGGTTTAGAAAAAAGTAA
- a CDS encoding IS3 family transposase (programmed frameshift) produces MSKIIFNEIQMKQLEKNKNVVKASERSISYCPDFKVRAVKENQQGKGPSQIFLENGFDLAVIGEEKPKQCLKRWRRTFEQFGEEGFYTERRGKGSTGRPSEKPLSSDEKLKKAEARIAFLEAELTFLKKFRRTRKAGVTEEALTPRETYTLIEQTIRRFQFPRMVRYLCTLAGVSRSGYYAWLHQTEKHLEKERNDETDYEWIQEIFNRKRKTCGGRSIKMVLEKTKGICMNLKRIYRIMRKYNLVTKIRRANPYKHIAKATQEHKTCPNLLKRQFNQEEPEKSMLTDITYLFYGKGKKAYLSCVKDSTTREILAYHVSSSLQMDIVYQTLNNLKERLGESIHSEALLHSDQGIHYTHPEFQKRVREMGIRQSMSRRGNCLDNAPMESFFGHMKDELDYKDCQTFESLELNIREYMKEYNYNRYQWTLKKMAPIEYRNHLLSA; encoded by the exons ATGAGTAAAATTATTTTTAATGAGATTCAAATGAAGCAGCTGGAAAAAAATAAAAATGTAGTAAAAGCGTCGGAACGTTCGATTAGCTATTGTCCAGATTTCAAAGTAAGAGCGGTAAAAGAAAATCAACAAGGAAAAGGTCCTAGCCAAATCTTTTTAGAGAATGGGTTTGACTTAGCTGTGATTGGTGAGGAGAAACCAAAACAATGCTTGAAACGTTGGCGAAGAACCTTTGAACAATTTGGTGAAGAAGGATTTTATACAGAACGCCGCGGGAAAGGAAGCACGGGACGTCCTTCGGAAAAACCTCTCTCTTCCGATGAAAAATTAAAGAAAGCGGAAGCGCGTATTGCGTTCTTAGAAGCGGAATTGACATTCCTAAAAAAGT TTAGAAGAACTCGAAAGGCAGGCGTTACAGAAGAAGCGTTAACACCACGAGAAACATACACACTGATTGAACAAACCATACGTCGATTCCAATTCCCACGTATGGTGCGTTATCTTTGCACACTGGCTGGGGTAAGTCGGAGTGGATACTATGCGTGGCTTCATCAGACAGAGAAACATTTAGAAAAAGAACGCAATGATGAAACAGATTATGAATGGATCCAAGAAATTTTCAATCGAAAAAGGAAAACATGTGGTGGTCGTTCTATCAAAATGGTGTTGGAAAAGACAAAAGGAATTTGTATGAACCTCAAACGTATTTACCGTATTATGCGTAAATATAATCTTGTGACAAAGATTCGCCGAGCGAATCCTTATAAACACATCGCAAAGGCGACACAAGAACATAAAACATGTCCGAACCTTTTAAAACGCCAATTCAATCAAGAAGAGCCTGAAAAAAGTATGTTAACGGATATTACCTATTTATTTTATGGAAAAGGAAAGAAGGCTTATTTATCATGTGTAAAAGACAGCACAACACGAGAAATTTTAGCCTATCATGTCTCCTCTTCTTTACAAATGGATATCGTCTATCAAACATTAAATAACTTGAAAGAGAGATTAGGAGAAAGCATCCATTCTGAAGCGCTTCTACATTCAGACCAAGGTATTCATTACACACACCCTGAATTTCAGAAACGCGTAAGGGAAATGGGAATCAGACAATCTATGTCCCGTAGGGGCAATTGTTTAGACAATGCACCAATGGAATCCTTTTTTGGTCATATGAAAGATGAATTAGATTATAAAGATTGTCAAACCTTTGAATCCCTCGAACTCAACATAAGGGAATATATGAAGGAGTATAATTATAATCGTTATCAGTGGACATTAAAAAAGATGGCTCCGATTGAATATCGGAACCACCTTTTAAGTGCTTGA
- a CDS encoding GNAT family N-acetyltransferase, with amino-acid sequence MDIHVLTKDEAEIYLELRVEGLKQNPEAFSSSYEDIINKECAIEYKAQKLAQDENYTLGAFKDGQLIGVATLETKPYVKQEHKAKIGSVYVSPKARGLGAGKALIKECLELAKSLEVEQVMLDVVVGNDGAKKLYESLGFKTFGVQERSLKYNGQYWDEEHMVLFLDENK; translated from the coding sequence TTGGATATCCATGTATTAACAAAAGATGAAGCGGAAATTTACTTAGAACTTCGTGTAGAAGGTTTAAAGCAAAACCCTGAAGCTTTCAGCTCTTCTTATGAAGATATTATTAATAAAGAGTGTGCGATTGAATATAAAGCACAAAAATTAGCACAAGATGAAAACTATACGCTAGGTGCATTTAAAGATGGACAATTAATCGGGGTTGCAACACTGGAAACGAAACCATATGTAAAACAAGAACATAAAGCTAAAATTGGTTCTGTATATGTGTCTCCAAAAGCACGCGGACTTGGAGCAGGAAAAGCACTTATTAAAGAATGTCTTGAACTTGCTAAATCTTTAGAGGTAGAACAAGTTATGCTTGATGTTGTTGTCGGCAACGATGGAGCGAAAAAACTTTATGAATCATTAGGATTTAAAACATTCGGTGTACAAGAACGTTCATTAAAATATAACGGACAATATTGGGACGAAGAGCATATGGTCTTATTCTTAGACGAAAATAAATAA
- a CDS encoding sensor histidine kinase: protein MSKLSLKIGTYFLILALCIETIAFVSFYKSISTMRIEEETLALLEKGNRYSKKIKIRERRDEYYKEMQHAEHNKNPKRPVYPEFQIANAAAHLVESESISNTDIAIIITDHNGKIISTSEPVTKEMQKQLTCKTESVPESGLIVERNWKKSKFITTVSPLNTTKFQGKLYMLLKTSFLENMLLKLMNQFLIISVLTIILTTISVFIFSRVITEPLIKMKRATEKMSKLNTPIQLGIKRNDELGSLAKTIEDLSSELTYMKKERNEFLASVAHELLTPLTYMKGYAKVAKRDSLTKEEREEYLQIIEDETDSVTDLVQDLFMLVQLEQHQFVIKKQKVLLKPFLERMIEKTKTTLTNKKMQLHVYCKDDLEVCIDERRMEQVMLNLLHNAYQHSPENTSITIRVLTETDSFTISVDDEGEGIPEEDISHIFDRFYRVDKSRTRATGGKGIGLAVAKEIVELHNGSILVTSKLGVGTNFIIELPFE from the coding sequence ATGAGCAAACTTTCCCTTAAAATCGGGACATACTTTTTAATATTAGCTTTATGCATCGAAACAATTGCTTTCGTTTCTTTTTACAAAAGCATTTCAACAATGCGGATTGAAGAAGAAACACTTGCTCTTTTAGAAAAAGGTAATCGCTATAGTAAAAAAATTAAAATTCGCGAGAGACGGGATGAATATTATAAAGAAATGCAACACGCTGAACACAATAAAAATCCTAAACGCCCCGTGTACCCTGAGTTCCAGATTGCAAATGCGGCTGCACACTTAGTTGAATCGGAATCAATTTCTAACACCGATATAGCTATCATTATTACTGACCATAACGGCAAAATTATTTCCACCTCAGAACCCGTAACAAAAGAAATGCAAAAACAACTTACTTGTAAAACAGAATCTGTCCCAGAAAGCGGATTAATCGTTGAGAGAAACTGGAAAAAATCAAAATTCATCACAACAGTAAGCCCACTTAACACAACAAAGTTTCAAGGAAAGTTATATATGTTATTAAAAACATCTTTCTTAGAAAATATGTTACTTAAACTCATGAACCAATTTCTTATCATTAGTGTTTTAACAATTATTTTAACAACTATTTCTGTCTTTATTTTTTCTCGTGTTATTACAGAACCGCTTATAAAAATGAAGAGAGCAACAGAAAAAATGTCAAAATTAAATACGCCAATTCAATTAGGTATAAAACGAAATGATGAACTTGGAAGTTTAGCAAAAACGATTGAAGATTTATCCAGTGAATTGACTTATATGAAAAAAGAACGCAATGAATTTCTCGCTAGTGTTGCCCATGAACTATTAACTCCATTGACCTATATGAAAGGGTATGCGAAGGTAGCAAAGAGAGACTCTTTAACGAAAGAAGAGCGAGAAGAATACTTGCAAATCATTGAGGATGAAACAGATAGTGTCACTGATCTCGTCCAAGATTTATTTATGCTTGTACAATTAGAACAACACCAGTTTGTTATAAAAAAACAAAAAGTGCTACTTAAACCATTTTTAGAACGAATGATTGAAAAAACAAAAACAACATTAACAAATAAAAAAATGCAACTCCATGTATACTGCAAAGATGATTTAGAAGTTTGCATAGACGAAAGACGTATGGAGCAAGTTATGTTAAATTTATTACACAATGCTTATCAACATTCGCCAGAAAACACATCTATTACGATACGTGTACTCACGGAAACAGATTCTTTTACAATAAGTGTAGACGATGAAGGAGAAGGTATTCCTGAAGAAGATATCTCACATATTTTCGATCGTTTTTATCGCGTTGATAAATCCAGAACGAGAGCTACTGGAGGAAAAGGTATCGGACTAGCTGTTGCAAAAGAAATTGTAGAATTGCATAACGGTTCCATTCTAGTAACAAGCAAATTAGGAGTAGGAACAAACTTTATAATTGAACTACCTTTTGAATAA
- a CDS encoding response regulator transcription factor, translating to MVKILLVDDEERMLRLLDLFLSPRGYFCMKATSGLEALKLIEQKDFDIILLDVMMPNMDGWDTCYQIRQISNIPIIMLTARNQNYDMVKGLTMGADDYITKPFDEHVLVARIEAILRRTKKDGFVSFNGIEWDKTKHTVTVYDEKISLTPIEFSLLGLFLQNTNRAYSRDDLIEKIWGYETDIEYRTIDSHIRNIRDKLRKKGFPVENYLETVYKVGYKWKSE from the coding sequence ATGGTAAAAATTTTATTAGTAGACGATGAAGAACGCATGTTACGATTATTAGATCTGTTCTTAAGTCCTCGTGGCTATTTTTGTATGAAAGCTACCTCTGGCCTTGAAGCGCTAAAGTTAATAGAACAAAAAGACTTCGATATTATTTTGTTAGATGTTATGATGCCGAACATGGATGGCTGGGATACTTGCTATCAAATTCGGCAAATTTCCAACATTCCAATCATCATGCTAACAGCTCGTAATCAAAACTACGATATGGTGAAAGGCCTCACTATGGGCGCGGATGACTATATTACAAAACCATTTGATGAGCATGTATTAGTCGCAAGAATTGAGGCTATATTACGCCGTACAAAGAAAGATGGCTTCGTTAGCTTCAATGGTATTGAGTGGGATAAAACGAAACATACTGTCACAGTATATGACGAAAAAATTTCACTAACTCCTATCGAGTTTTCGTTACTTGGACTATTTTTACAAAATACAAACCGTGCTTATAGCCGAGATGATTTAATTGAAAAAATTTGGGGTTATGAAACAGACATTGAATATAGAACAATCGATTCACATATTCGCAATATCCGTGATAAACTACGCAAAAAAGGATTTCCAGTTGAAAATTACTTAGAAACTGTCTATAAAGTCGGATATAAATGGAAAAGTGAATAA